In one window of Zhihengliuella sp. ISTPL4 DNA:
- the fliS gene encoding flagellar export chaperone FliS, which translates to MNAALRAQQRYREDAILSAPPERLVTMLYDRLLLDIERAETAQRAADWAEANTQLQHAQAIVAELSSSLSDEWGGSAGLRSLYVFLSQTLIGANIGRDPERTQACRELVVPLRDAWHAAALAIAEGRA; encoded by the coding sequence ATGAACGCCGCCCTGCGCGCCCAGCAGCGATACCGCGAGGACGCCATCCTTTCCGCCCCTCCGGAGCGCCTGGTCACGATGCTCTACGACCGGCTCCTGCTCGACATCGAGCGCGCCGAGACGGCGCAGCGGGCGGCCGACTGGGCGGAGGCCAACACCCAGCTCCAGCACGCGCAGGCGATCGTGGCCGAGCTGTCATCGTCCCTCAGCGACGAATGGGGCGGCAGCGCCGGGCTGCGCTCGCTGTACGTCTTCCTGTCCCAGACGCTGATCGGCGCCAACATCGGCCGCGACCCGGAGCGCACGCAGGCCTGCCGCGAGCTCGTCGTGCCGCTGCGCGACGCCTGGCATGCCGCCGCCCTGGCCATCGCGGAGGGCCGCGCGTGA
- the flgB gene encoding flagellar basal body rod protein FlgB: MFDSVTITALTSALNGLSLRQRAIADNIANINTPDYHAKRVQFEAALADSIAAGDGDVSATVGTSLEPTRLNGNNVNLDTETLSSIDTMLRYQFATQAVNGSFSSMRTAMRTS; the protein is encoded by the coding sequence GTGTTCGACTCTGTGACCATCACCGCACTGACGAGTGCGTTGAACGGCCTCTCGCTGCGCCAGCGAGCCATCGCCGACAACATCGCCAACATCAACACCCCCGACTACCACGCCAAGCGCGTGCAGTTCGAGGCCGCGCTCGCCGACTCGATCGCCGCCGGCGACGGGGACGTGTCCGCCACGGTCGGGACATCGCTCGAGCCGACGCGCCTGAACGGCAACAACGTGAACCTCGACACCGAGACCCTGTCCAGCATCGACACGATGCTGCGCTACCAGTTCGCGACGCAGGCCGTGAACGGGTCGTTCTCCTCGATGCGCACCGCGATGAGGACGTCATGA
- a CDS encoding flagellar basal body rod protein FlgC, which translates to MTFDAIGIAGTGLTVHRKWLDAISDNIANINTATSTDGAAFRARYILAQTSDQSPGVYVAGTVQGDAEGRLVHQPDHPLADADGYVRYPDIDLGDQMSQLILAQRGYQASAAIVDRARNSYEAALQIGRNA; encoded by the coding sequence ATGACCTTCGACGCCATCGGGATCGCCGGCACGGGGCTGACCGTGCACCGGAAGTGGCTCGACGCCATCAGCGACAACATCGCCAACATCAACACGGCGACGTCGACCGACGGCGCGGCCTTCCGGGCGCGGTACATCCTCGCCCAGACCAGCGACCAGTCCCCCGGCGTCTACGTGGCCGGGACCGTCCAGGGCGACGCGGAGGGCCGGCTCGTGCACCAGCCCGACCACCCGCTCGCCGACGCCGACGGCTACGTGCGCTACCCCGACATCGACCTGGGAGACCAGATGAGCCAGCTGATCCTCGCGCAGCGCGGATACCAGGCGAGCGCGGCGATCGTGGACCGCGCCCGCAACTCCTACGAGGCGGCGCTGCAGATCGGACGGAACGCGTGA
- the fliE gene encoding flagellar hook-basal body complex protein FliE, with amino-acid sequence MTTSPVTGAKTGDDTAFADSVTGAIDELRSLQSESDTLKVAAVTGDLDDIHAAMIASSRAAVTLELVAAVRNKGVDAFNEIMRMQA; translated from the coding sequence ATGACCACCTCGCCCGTGACGGGTGCGAAGACCGGCGACGACACCGCCTTCGCCGACAGCGTCACCGGAGCGATCGACGAACTGCGCTCGCTGCAGTCGGAGTCCGACACGCTGAAGGTCGCGGCCGTGACCGGCGACCTCGACGACATCCATGCCGCGATGATCGCCTCCTCGCGCGCCGCCGTCACCCTCGAACTCGTCGCCGCCGTCCGCAACAAGGGCGTCGACGCGTTCAACGAGATCATGCGGATGCAGGCCTGA
- the fliF gene encoding flagellar basal-body MS-ring/collar protein FliF produces the protein MPPAVTGAFQRMRRVIAGFSLAQRTIAIIGVAVLALGIIALSSWLTRPTYTPLFSGLNASDANAVVEQLRSASVPYELADGGATVLVPEKDVYDQRLAAASAGLPSAGSAGYSLLDDMGVTTSEFQQSVTYKRAIEGELAATISAIDGVSAASVQLAIPEESVFVSETVDATASVFVETAGSTTLDQKQVEAIVHLTSAAVSGMKPENVAVVDQTGRTLSTVGGGAAGGLDQQASDYEARVTASVQQMLDTVVGPGNATVTVVAEIDRSVNERVEETYTPAEGAPPLTEEVREQNSNGSTSEAGVLGPDNIAVPNGNGDGTYTNTEETRTNAVNKATESTSTPAGTLLRQSVSVAVDAGAGGDLSSAQLSDLVATAAGIDRTRGDELAVELVAFSQTDAEAAQAALQAAKEAEDATRQAALLNTVIIAAAIAIPLIAAIAALIVRARRKAGGVEEFDQLFGDRPAELSALSADAPTAVLEAPTTPLAFLEPVPDLDPEPDPEPAQVSLERRRAEIAALTRQDPQRTAELLRTLIDDRSRA, from the coding sequence ATGCCCCCGGCAGTGACCGGAGCGTTCCAGCGGATGCGGCGGGTGATCGCCGGATTCTCGCTCGCGCAGCGGACCATCGCGATCATCGGTGTCGCCGTGCTCGCGCTCGGCATCATCGCCCTGTCCAGCTGGCTCACCCGCCCCACCTACACGCCGCTGTTCTCGGGGCTGAACGCCTCGGACGCGAACGCCGTCGTGGAGCAGCTCCGCTCGGCCTCCGTGCCCTACGAGCTCGCCGACGGCGGCGCCACCGTGCTCGTCCCCGAGAAGGACGTCTACGACCAGCGACTCGCCGCCGCGTCCGCCGGTCTGCCGAGCGCCGGATCGGCCGGGTACTCGCTGCTCGACGACATGGGCGTCACGACGAGCGAGTTCCAGCAGTCCGTCACCTACAAGCGCGCGATCGAAGGCGAGCTCGCCGCGACGATCTCCGCCATCGACGGCGTCTCCGCCGCCTCCGTCCAGCTCGCGATCCCGGAGGAGAGCGTCTTCGTATCGGAGACCGTCGACGCGACCGCCTCCGTCTTCGTGGAGACCGCCGGGAGCACGACGCTCGACCAGAAGCAGGTCGAAGCCATCGTGCACCTCACCTCGGCCGCCGTCAGCGGTATGAAGCCGGAGAACGTGGCCGTCGTCGACCAGACCGGGCGCACCCTGTCCACCGTCGGCGGGGGCGCCGCCGGCGGGCTCGACCAGCAGGCGAGCGACTACGAGGCCCGAGTGACCGCGAGCGTGCAGCAGATGCTCGACACGGTGGTCGGTCCCGGCAACGCCACCGTGACCGTCGTGGCCGAGATCGATCGCTCGGTGAACGAGCGCGTCGAGGAGACCTACACCCCGGCCGAGGGCGCTCCCCCGCTCACGGAAGAGGTCCGCGAGCAGAACAGCAACGGTTCGACCTCCGAGGCCGGTGTGCTCGGCCCGGACAACATCGCCGTGCCGAACGGGAACGGCGACGGGACGTACACGAACACCGAGGAGACGCGCACCAACGCCGTCAACAAAGCCACGGAGAGCACGTCCACCCCCGCCGGAACCCTGCTGCGGCAGTCGGTATCGGTCGCCGTGGACGCCGGCGCGGGCGGTGACCTCAGCTCCGCACAGCTCAGCGACCTCGTGGCCACCGCGGCCGGCATCGACCGCACCCGCGGCGACGAACTGGCCGTCGAGCTCGTCGCGTTCAGCCAGACGGACGCCGAGGCCGCGCAGGCCGCACTGCAGGCCGCGAAGGAGGCCGAGGACGCCACCCGCCAGGCCGCGCTCCTCAACACCGTGATCATCGCCGCGGCCATCGCCATCCCGCTCATCGCCGCGATCGCCGCCCTCATCGTGCGGGCACGGCGGAAGGCCGGTGGCGTGGAGGAGTTCGACCAGCTCTTCGGCGACCGCCCGGCCGAGCTGTCCGCCCTGTCCGCGGACGCGCCGACAGCGGTGCTGGAAGCACCCACCACTCCGCTCGCCTTCCTCGAGCCGGTGCCCGACCTCGATCCCGAGCCCGACCCCGAGCCGGCGCAGGTCAGCCTCGAGCGCCGCCGTGCCGAGATCGCCGCGCTCACGCGTCAGGACCCGCAGCGCACGGCGGAGCTGCTGCGGACGCTCATCGACGACAGGTCACGGGCATGA
- the fliG gene encoding flagellar motor switch protein FliG, with protein sequence MSGLTDRQTAAIVLMNLDRAQAVEVMKHLSEAEAEAVAAEIIGLQDLDAETTAQALGQFHRIAAGHLPPARGGRDIAAGLLEASFGSERAAAVLGRVGSTSMSASFDFLASADAAHLATLLDGELPQTVALVLAHLPADQAAAVLAALPDPARTDVAQAIATMGTASQEAIAIVAEALKARTGSLASRDSPEVLGGVEPLVEIIGRSGATIEKALLSSIEDRDSALAEDIRSRMFTFADIVKLDDRDTQRVLRGMDIRSLALALKGAQQPIVDLIRRNVSERNRENLDEEARTLGPVRVSQVEEARAEIVRTIRALEAAGDITVQRADEDEYVY encoded by the coding sequence ATGAGCGGGCTGACGGACCGGCAGACGGCGGCGATCGTCCTGATGAACCTCGACCGCGCGCAGGCCGTCGAGGTCATGAAGCATCTCTCGGAGGCGGAGGCCGAAGCCGTCGCCGCCGAGATCATCGGGCTGCAGGACCTCGACGCGGAGACCACCGCGCAGGCGCTCGGCCAGTTCCATCGCATCGCCGCCGGGCACCTGCCACCGGCCCGTGGGGGTCGGGACATCGCCGCCGGACTGCTGGAAGCGTCCTTCGGCTCCGAGCGAGCTGCCGCTGTGCTCGGCAGGGTCGGTTCCACGTCGATGAGTGCGTCCTTCGACTTCCTCGCCTCCGCCGACGCCGCGCATCTCGCCACCCTCCTCGACGGCGAGCTGCCGCAGACCGTCGCGCTCGTGCTCGCGCACCTTCCCGCCGATCAGGCCGCCGCCGTCCTGGCCGCCTTGCCCGACCCTGCCAGGACCGACGTCGCCCAGGCCATCGCCACGATGGGCACGGCTTCGCAAGAAGCCATCGCGATCGTCGCCGAGGCGCTCAAGGCGCGCACGGGAAGCCTCGCTTCGCGCGACAGCCCCGAGGTGCTCGGTGGCGTCGAACCGCTCGTGGAGATCATCGGCCGCTCCGGTGCGACGATCGAGAAGGCGCTGCTGTCCAGCATCGAGGACCGCGACAGCGCTCTCGCCGAGGACATCCGGTCGCGCATGTTCACGTTCGCGGACATCGTCAAGCTCGACGACCGCGACACGCAGCGTGTCCTGCGGGGCATGGACATCCGATCGCTGGCGCTGGCCCTCAAGGGCGCGCAGCAGCCGATCGTCGACCTCATCCGCCGCAACGTGTCCGAGCGCAACCGCGAGAACCTCGACGAGGAGGCTCGGACGCTGGGTCCAGTGCGCGTCTCCCAGGTCGAGGAGGCGCGGGCCGAGATCGTCCGCACGATCCGGGCGCTGGAAGCCGCGGGGGACATCACCGTGCAGCGCGCCGACGAGGACGAATATGTCTACTGA
- a CDS encoding FliH/SctL family protein: MSTDAFAPTAFPRLGGDDHRAEQERARRRGYAEGHAAGFRAGTADADAARRAAEAEDAKRERARAEEVAAAVAALHAAARSLTAREAELEAAATTQVLSHAIDLAELILAAELSEAGTAAAAAARRALSATTADAVRSLRVHPDDLRVLAAETADRPAELDLVADGTLARGDAVAVLAHGVIDARVAAAFDRARRALAEGTS, from the coding sequence ATGTCTACTGACGCCTTCGCCCCCACCGCTTTCCCCCGCCTCGGCGGCGACGACCACCGGGCCGAGCAGGAACGCGCCCGCCGCCGCGGGTACGCGGAGGGTCACGCCGCGGGCTTCCGGGCGGGGACGGCCGATGCCGACGCTGCCCGTCGTGCCGCCGAGGCCGAGGACGCGAAGCGGGAGCGCGCCCGCGCCGAGGAGGTCGCCGCGGCGGTCGCGGCCCTGCACGCCGCTGCGCGGTCGCTGACCGCCCGAGAGGCGGAGCTGGAAGCCGCGGCGACGACGCAGGTGCTCTCCCATGCGATCGACCTCGCGGAGCTCATCCTCGCCGCGGAGTTGAGCGAGGCGGGGACGGCGGCGGCCGCCGCGGCTCGCCGCGCCCTGAGCGCGACCACCGCGGACGCCGTGCGCAGCCTGCGGGTGCACCCGGATGACCTCCGCGTCCTCGCCGCGGAGACCGCGGACCGTCCCGCAGAGCTCGACCTGGTGGCCGACGGGACCCTCGCCCGCGGCGACGCCGTGGCCGTGCTCGCGCACGGCGTCATCGACGCCAGGGTCGCGGCGGCCTTCGACCGCGCACGCCGCGCACTCGCGGAGGGCACGTCGTGA
- a CDS encoding FliI/YscN family ATPase — MSAWTAVLEAARPERVGEVAQVRGLSVQVRGLPGAVGDVVSLDGVHAEVVATGEDGLRCMPLAPVAGLTVGAPVHGRGGPVRVPTGPALLGRVLDGLGRPIDGKGPLAAPHVSLDHATPSIMERDRIATPLPLGVRALDTLVSVGRGQRVGLFAGSGVGKSSLLSMIARGTEAEVTVIALVGERGREVREFIEDDLGPEGLARSVVIVSTSDQPAMARIRAAFTATRIAEAFRDDGTHAILMMDSLTRVAMAQREIGLSAGEPPATRGYPPSTFSLLAGLLERAGTDRGGSITGIYTVLVDGDDHNEPIADTVRSILDGHVVLDRALALAGHHPAIDVLGSVSRVAGKITSPERRAHAATLRAVLAARRRANDLIDIGAYHAGADARIDAAIAHERAISAFLTQPLDDTSPIEDSWAHLENLVSSFEGVS; from the coding sequence GTGAGCGCCTGGACAGCTGTCCTCGAAGCGGCACGCCCGGAACGCGTCGGCGAGGTCGCGCAGGTGCGGGGCCTCAGCGTGCAGGTCCGCGGGCTCCCCGGCGCCGTGGGCGACGTCGTGAGCCTCGACGGCGTCCACGCCGAGGTCGTCGCGACCGGAGAGGACGGGCTGCGCTGCATGCCCCTCGCCCCGGTCGCCGGACTCACCGTCGGTGCCCCGGTGCACGGCCGGGGCGGTCCGGTGCGCGTACCCACCGGTCCAGCGCTGCTCGGCCGGGTGCTGGACGGGCTCGGGCGACCGATCGACGGCAAAGGCCCGCTCGCAGCACCGCACGTGAGCCTGGACCACGCGACCCCCTCCATCATGGAACGAGACCGGATCGCCACGCCGCTGCCCCTCGGCGTGAGGGCCCTCGACACCCTCGTCAGCGTCGGCCGTGGGCAGCGCGTCGGCCTCTTCGCGGGCTCGGGGGTGGGCAAGTCGTCCCTGCTGTCGATGATCGCCCGCGGCACTGAGGCCGAGGTCACCGTCATCGCCCTCGTCGGCGAGCGCGGTCGCGAGGTGCGTGAGTTCATCGAGGACGACCTCGGCCCGGAGGGACTCGCCCGGTCCGTCGTCATCGTCTCCACCTCGGACCAGCCGGCCATGGCCCGCATCCGTGCCGCCTTCACCGCCACCCGGATCGCCGAGGCCTTCCGCGACGACGGCACGCACGCGATCCTGATGATGGACTCGCTGACCCGGGTCGCCATGGCCCAGCGCGAGATCGGGCTCTCGGCGGGCGAGCCGCCGGCGACCCGCGGCTATCCGCCCTCCACGTTCTCGCTCCTCGCCGGGCTTCTGGAGCGCGCCGGCACCGACCGCGGCGGTTCCATCACCGGCATCTACACCGTGCTCGTCGACGGCGACGACCACAACGAGCCCATCGCCGACACGGTCCGCTCCATCCTCGACGGCCATGTCGTGCTGGACCGCGCCCTCGCGCTCGCGGGGCATCATCCGGCGATCGACGTCCTCGGGTCGGTGTCCCGCGTGGCCGGCAAGATCACGAGTCCGGAGCGCCGCGCCCACGCGGCCACCCTCCGCGCCGTCCTCGCAGCGCGCCGCCGAGCGAACGACCTCATCGACATCGGTGCCTATCACGCCGGGGCGGACGCCCGCATCGACGCGGCGATCGCGCACGAGCGCGCCATCTCGGCCTTCCTCACGCAGCCCCTCGACGACACGAGCCCGATCGAGGACTCCTGGGCGCACCTGGAGAACCTCGTCTCCTCCTTCGAGGGGGTGTCATGA
- a CDS encoding flagellar export protein FliJ, which translates to MSRGFSLAGLLRVREIQERAAAQRLSRAVIDAQHTEARDRALRAHLAATDAEAVDVRALAALAAARVSGRALLADLTALSGLQAEKVAEARTAHADARRTLRGLERLADKHTDAVRTAELQAEQAELDEIAVRSRTEGSA; encoded by the coding sequence ATGAGCAGGGGCTTCTCCCTCGCCGGTCTCCTGCGCGTGCGGGAGATCCAGGAGCGTGCCGCCGCGCAGCGCCTGTCCCGGGCCGTGATCGACGCCCAGCACACCGAGGCCAGGGACCGCGCGCTCCGAGCACACCTCGCTGCCACGGACGCCGAGGCGGTGGATGTCCGCGCCCTCGCGGCGCTCGCCGCGGCCCGGGTCTCCGGGCGTGCCCTGCTCGCCGACCTCACCGCGCTGTCGGGCCTCCAGGCGGAGAAGGTGGCGGAGGCGCGGACCGCGCACGCCGACGCCCGGCGCACGCTGCGCGGTCTCGAACGGCTCGCGGACAAGCACACGGACGCCGTGCGGACCGCCGAGCTACAGGCGGAGCAGGCGGAGCTGGACGAGATCGCCGTCCGGTCGCGGACGGAGGGATCGGCATGA
- a CDS encoding flagellar hook-length control protein FliK: MTALDLLIALDARTVRPSAPATRTGSPGAAAFAAAVRDAARETAPSGSGAAEGTAAESAADEDPAVTVPTEGAAALLPIPVSSTPSGVNAPPAILPAEPDAEGLPTSPPATTETTPPVVRQPLSSVPGHDTLPPTVQGPTETTTTPASRVAETSKPAASPSDAEKALSAPAFPMSAPSSAPSPDPTTPGAGVGSGSATGTDGSLPAGSAAAPARPSIVPSPSAAEATTADAVRVPRTPSIPASVATPAAAPPSVDPVAAGAAAAPSPVAATAPAPAVPPAAAPAPVRPALLPQVTAPVLSLAQAADGDHRITLTVSPENLGPVTVRAHIAGSAIRIELQAPGELGRDALRAILVDLRRDLAIAAPQATLSLATSDGSSSSPQHGTAQGGQTGSSGPDGQRQQAAPRVPFTPPTPAEPPSPPAPPVAPPGGIDVYA; the protein is encoded by the coding sequence ATGACCGCCCTCGATCTCCTCATCGCTCTGGACGCACGTACCGTGCGTCCCTCCGCCCCGGCCACCCGCACCGGCTCGCCCGGTGCGGCCGCGTTCGCCGCGGCCGTCCGAGATGCGGCTCGAGAGACAGCGCCCAGCGGTTCCGGTGCGGCCGAAGGCACCGCTGCCGAGTCCGCGGCCGACGAGGATCCCGCGGTCACCGTCCCGACCGAGGGCGCCGCCGCCCTGCTGCCGATCCCCGTGTCGTCGACGCCCTCTGGGGTGAATGCACCGCCGGCGATCCTCCCCGCCGAACCGGACGCGGAGGGGCTGCCGACCTCGCCGCCCGCGACGACCGAGACCACTCCGCCGGTCGTGCGACAGCCCCTTTCGTCTGTGCCAGGTCACGACACGCTCCCCCCGACCGTTCAGGGCCCGACGGAGACCACGACGACTCCGGCTTCCCGGGTTGCCGAAACCTCGAAGCCCGCGGCGTCGCCATCCGACGCCGAGAAGGCCCTGTCGGCACCGGCCTTCCCGATGTCGGCGCCGTCGTCCGCACCGTCTCCGGATCCGACGACCCCCGGCGCCGGTGTCGGGAGCGGGAGCGCCACCGGCACGGACGGCTCGCTGCCCGCAGGTTCTGCGGCGGCACCGGCGCGCCCGTCGATCGTGCCCTCGCCCTCCGCCGCGGAGGCGACGACCGCCGACGCGGTCCGGGTACCGAGGACACCCTCGATCCCCGCGTCGGTCGCGACGCCGGCCGCGGCACCGCCGAGCGTCGACCCCGTGGCGGCGGGGGCCGCTGCCGCCCCGAGCCCGGTCGCGGCCACCGCACCCGCCCCCGCGGTCCCGCCGGCCGCGGCGCCCGCGCCCGTCCGCCCGGCGCTCCTCCCGCAGGTCACCGCTCCCGTGTTGTCCCTCGCCCAGGCCGCAGACGGCGACCACCGGATCACCCTCACCGTCTCGCCGGAGAACCTGGGCCCTGTGACGGTGCGGGCGCACATCGCCGGATCCGCGATCCGCATCGAACTGCAGGCGCCGGGAGAGCTCGGGCGCGACGCGCTCCGCGCCATCCTCGTCGACCTCCGCCGCGATCTCGCGATCGCCGCCCCGCAGGCCACCCTCAGTCTCGCGACGTCCGACGGCTCGTCCTCGTCGCCTCAGCACGGGACGGCGCAGGGCGGTCAGACCGGCAGCAGCGGCCCCGATGGTCAGCGGCAACAGGCCGCCCCGCGTGTGCCCTTCACCCCGCCGACGCCCGCTGAGCCCCCGTCTCCGCCCGCACCGCCCGTCGCCCCGCCCGGCGGCATCGACGTCTACGCCTGA
- a CDS encoding flagellar hook assembly protein FlgD, with protein sequence MTTVDSITGTLPPGATPTSGVQTGSTTPAAERKKTLDSEVFLKLLVTQLTNQDPSSPMNTNEMISQTTQLASMEQLTALASTSTESFALSMRQTAAALLGQEAQYVDADGVTQKGIVTAVSYAGAIPTVTIGEKSISLDAVSGVSLVPGTAA encoded by the coding sequence ATGACCACGGTCGACTCCATCACCGGCACCCTGCCCCCGGGAGCCACGCCGACGTCCGGCGTGCAGACCGGCAGCACGACACCGGCGGCCGAGCGCAAGAAGACGCTCGACTCCGAGGTGTTCCTCAAGCTCCTCGTGACGCAGCTCACCAACCAGGATCCGAGCTCGCCGATGAACACGAACGAGATGATCTCGCAGACCACGCAGCTCGCCTCCATGGAACAGCTGACGGCGCTCGCCTCGACGAGCACCGAGAGCTTCGCCCTGAGCATGCGGCAGACCGCCGCCGCCCTGCTCGGGCAGGAAGCGCAGTACGTCGACGCCGACGGCGTCACGCAGAAGGGCATCGTCACCGCCGTCTCCTATGCGGGGGCCATCCCCACCGTGACCATCGGCGAGAAGTCGATCTCCCTCGACGCCGTCTCCGGCGTCTCCCTCGTCCCCGGCACCGCTGCCTGA
- a CDS encoding flagellar hook protein FlgE — MLRSLFSGISGLRSHQTMLDVTGNNIANVNTTGFKASSVQFQDSLSQLLRNSMLPQQATGGQNPAQVGLGVQVAGISTNFAGGAPQPTGVPTDLMISGDGFFVVRSGGETLYTRNGGFTFDASGRLVGAGGALVQGWTARNGAIVPGQGIGDITLPVGALSPAAATTTARATGNLPSGAAVGETLVRDIKTYAADGSASTLRLTFTRSATGWNVTDGAGASTALTFTDGVQNGAGSIVSGGVTVDLSGVTGFADVSDIAIKEQNGKPAGTLSSYALTNDGSLVGTFSNGDTQVLARIALAGFVNPGGLEKVGSSQFRPSGNSGQAELGQPGTGGLGGIISGALEMSNVDLSQEFTNLIVAQRGFQANARIITTSDEVLQELTNLKR, encoded by the coding sequence ATGCTCCGCTCGCTCTTCTCCGGTATCTCCGGACTCCGCTCGCACCAGACCATGCTCGACGTCACGGGCAACAACATCGCCAACGTCAACACGACGGGCTTCAAGGCGTCGTCCGTGCAGTTCCAGGACTCCCTCTCACAGCTGCTGCGCAACTCGATGCTGCCGCAGCAGGCAACCGGCGGGCAGAACCCCGCCCAGGTCGGGCTGGGCGTCCAGGTCGCCGGTATCAGCACCAACTTCGCCGGTGGCGCCCCGCAGCCGACCGGCGTGCCCACCGACCTGATGATCTCGGGCGACGGATTCTTCGTCGTGCGCTCCGGCGGCGAGACGCTGTACACCCGCAATGGCGGGTTCACGTTCGACGCGAGCGGCCGTCTCGTCGGCGCCGGGGGCGCGCTCGTCCAGGGATGGACGGCGCGCAACGGCGCGATCGTCCCCGGGCAGGGCATCGGCGACATCACCCTGCCGGTCGGCGCCCTCAGCCCGGCCGCCGCCACCACCACCGCACGCGCCACCGGCAACCTGCCGTCGGGCGCCGCGGTCGGCGAGACGCTCGTGCGCGACATCAAGACCTACGCAGCGGACGGCTCCGCATCCACCCTGCGGCTCACCTTCACGCGCAGCGCGACCGGCTGGAACGTCACGGACGGCGCGGGCGCGAGCACCGCACTGACCTTCACCGACGGCGTGCAGAACGGCGCCGGGAGCATCGTGTCCGGCGGGGTCACCGTCGACCTGTCCGGCGTGACCGGATTCGCCGACGTCAGCGACATCGCCATCAAGGAGCAGAACGGCAAGCCGGCCGGCACGCTGAGCTCCTACGCCCTGACGAACGACGGCAGCCTCGTCGGCACGTTCAGCAACGGTGACACCCAGGTGCTGGCCCGCATCGCGCTGGCCGGATTCGTGAACCCCGGCGGCCTGGAGAAGGTGGGCTCCTCGCAGTTCCGTCCGAGCGGCAACTCCGGTCAGGCCGAGCTCGGACAGCCCGGCACCGGCGGTCTCGGTGGCATCATCAGCGGCGCGCTCGAGATGTCGAACGTCGACCTGTCGCAGGAGTTCACGAACCTCATCGTCGCGCAGCGGGGTTTCCAGGCGAACGCCCGCATCATCACCACGAGCGACGAGGTGCTGCAGGAGCTCACGAACCTCAAGCGCTGA